The following are encoded in a window of Deinococcus planocerae genomic DNA:
- a CDS encoding DUF4377 domain-containing protein: MRVSLLAGAVTLAAILSACDFNVVPYPVEEVRYQVAPNRVSCPPLSRDDQPCLLVKRADETQWREVNPSTFPNFAHETGYRYVLLVREQFRPPAMTYEVVRILEKTPDASLAIPGQP; this comes from the coding sequence GTGAGGGTCTCTCTGCTCGCAGGTGCTGTCACTCTGGCAGCGATTCTTTCTGCCTGTGATTTCAACGTGGTCCCCTATCCCGTTGAGGAAGTGAGGTATCAGGTCGCTCCCAACCGTGTGTCCTGCCCGCCTCTATCCCGCGACGATCAGCCTTGTTTGCTGGTGAAGCGTGCCGACGAGACACAGTGGCGTGAGGTGAATCCATCCACCTTTCCCAACTTCGCCCACGAGACGGGATATAGGTACGTCCTTCTGGTTAGAGAACAGTTTCGCCCGCCTGCCATGACTTACGAAGTCGTCCGCATCCTCGAAAAGACGCCCGACGCCTCCCTCGCCATCCCTGGTCAACCCTAG
- the sufC gene encoding Fe-S cluster assembly ATPase SufC: protein MTDQPHQIEIRNLHASVGDQPILKGVNLVVPRGELHAVMGPNGNGKSTLAKVIVGDPEYTVTGGEVLVDGQNILEMEPDERARLGVFLAFQYPVEIPGVTIANFLRLAMQARKAEGEEVSFTEFYGKLQSALKVLEWDESIVERYLNEGFSGGEKKRNEILQMLMLEPSYIIMDETDSGLDVDALRIVARGVNSLRGPNLGGLIITHYQRLLNYIVPDKVHIIVDGRVVQTGGPELAQRLDTEGYDWVKGLAVAGA from the coding sequence ATGACCGACCAGCCCCACCAGATCGAGATTCGCAACCTGCACGCCTCCGTGGGCGACCAGCCCATCCTCAAAGGGGTCAACCTCGTCGTCCCGCGCGGCGAGCTGCACGCCGTCATGGGGCCGAACGGCAACGGCAAGAGTACCCTCGCCAAGGTGATCGTCGGCGACCCCGAGTACACCGTCACGGGGGGCGAGGTCCTCGTGGACGGCCAGAACATCCTGGAGATGGAGCCCGACGAGCGCGCCCGCCTCGGCGTCTTCCTGGCCTTTCAGTACCCGGTCGAGATTCCCGGCGTCACCATCGCCAACTTCCTGCGCCTCGCCATGCAGGCCCGCAAGGCAGAAGGCGAGGAGGTCAGCTTCACCGAGTTCTACGGCAAGCTCCAGAGTGCGCTGAAGGTGCTGGAGTGGGACGAGAGCATCGTCGAGCGGTATCTGAACGAGGGCTTTTCCGGCGGCGAGAAGAAGCGCAACGAGATTCTCCAGATGCTGATGCTGGAGCCGAGCTACATCATCATGGACGAGACCGACTCCGGCCTCGACGTGGACGCCCTGCGGATCGTGGCGCGCGGCGTGAACTCGCTGCGCGGCCCCAACCTCGGCGGCCTGATCATCACCCACTACCAGCGTCTGCTGAACTACATCGTGCCCGACAAGGTTCACATCATCGTGGACGGGCGCGTGGTGCAGACGGGCGGCCCGGAACTCGCGCAGCGCCTCGACACCGAAGGCTACGACTGGGTGAAGGGGCTGGCGGTGGCGGGGGCGTAA